A single region of the Lycium barbarum isolate Lr01 chromosome 2, ASM1917538v2, whole genome shotgun sequence genome encodes:
- the LOC132628369 gene encoding uncharacterized protein LOC132628369 — translation MGVTHHCSSTVTKALVQKKENPGAFTIPCAIGMYKFATTLCDLGASINLMPLAIFNKLSTDSFFSADFVILDCEVDFEVPIILGRPFLATGHAVADVERDDLKFRMNDQEITFHICKSMKQPTDMSVVSVIDTIDESMETTVKNEHVGEILAAVIMNYEGENKEEFENG, via the exons ATGGGGGTTACGCATCATTGTAGCTCTACTGTGACAAAAGCTTTGGTTCAAAAGAAAGAAAACCCGGGAGCTTTCACCATTCCTTGCGCAATTGGGATGTACAAATTTGCAACGACcttatgtgatcttggagcaagcatcaacTTGATGCCTCTTGCTATATTTAACAAATTG TCGACCGATTCATTTTTTTCGGCCGACTTTGTAATTTTAGATTGTGAAGTTGATTTCGAAGTgcccataatcttgggaagacctTTCTTAGCTACGGGGCATGCCGTTGCAGATGTGGAGAGGGATGATTtaaaatttagaatgaatgatcAAGAGATCACCTTTCATATTTGCAAATCGATGAAACAACCGacggatatgagtgttgtgtcggttattgatACAATTGATGAATCTATGGAGACAACCGTTAAGAATGAACATGTGGGTGAGATATTGGCGGCGGTGATAATGAACTATGAGGGGGAAAATAAAGAAGAATTCGAGAACGGTTAA